The Sander vitreus isolate 19-12246 chromosome 10, sanVit1, whole genome shotgun sequence genome contains the following window.
TTGTGCACATTTACTATGTGTATAGTAATAATACATCACGTCATGCTGCAAACAAAAGcataaaagtgacaaagaaaTATAAATTCCTCAAAAGGGGCCAATAAATTACAGCAAAGGGACCAACAGATTATGGGTTTTAATTCAAGGACCAATGAGGGAAGTTTTAAATGATCAAGTCACTTAGCACCAGTCTAGCAGTTCACCTGAACAATTTATTTTCtggacaaaataacattttgaagaTTGCGTGGATTTGTCAGTTGCGGTCTGTTAACACAATATCTTAAATTGGCTCTCCTCCCCGACTTAACGAGGCTAAAGGTGTTTGCTAGCAGGTGAACGCCAACCCCAGATTCACCAGCATGGTGTTGGAACAAGCTTTGTATCTctatacttctttttttttttaagattattttttggggcttttcccctTACTACATAGAGACAGTGGATaggcatgaaagggggagagagagatgggggatgacacgcaggaaagtgcagcaggtcggatttgaacccacaCCGCTGCAGGACTGATGATGATTATTACCTCAATAAAagttttcataatgagtttatggtctcaatcgctagtttcaagtcttcttcattGCAGCATGGTGTTcaatttgtaaattatggtcccatttattttaaattagacGATAAGATAGAAGATGCTTTGGGGCAGGGCTACACAccaacctgtcaatcaggactgAGGCTTAGCaatgttacataaaaaaaatagccgtgaacttgtttttgggtgctttccatgttttcatcttaaaccttgaccctctcactgtgtgttttcactttaccaaagttgattggaacattttggtcgcctaaaaatgtcttgtttagcaTTTGGTAGCACCTAGCCAAACaagatagctagctagcgttagctggtaacttcaGGGAAAGTTTGCCGATGTTCTGTGTATTGCCGtatatgcagatgaatggcgccaGTGCCCGGAGGACGTCCACGTTTACCCGACAGCAAAACTCAACCAGAAAATTGGTAACTTTACagagcgtttagcttagcgcagcaccATTGAAAACATTGGCTCCACCCTCTCATCAAAATTCATcacttttggttttaaaaaaaaacaagatggctgTATTGTTAAACTCAAGGCTATAAAACAgaagtccacaaaccaatgggttaGGTCACAGCTGCTACGTCcaatatttttacagtctatggtcatgAGTGATGATTGAGGTGGATTATTTTTCTTTGAGTCTatatatacattgttttttttaggaataaTCCTACTCATTGTGCCTTTAACTTGATGAAGGTTTGTGGTTTACCTTGTAGCTCAATGTGGCTGcatcttttttcttaatttacaataatacagtaacaTTTGATAAATGAAAATGTCCAACTCTTGCACCACACCAGTTTTTTAGTTTACTGTAATTAACCTGTGTGAACACACCCCTGTGGTTTACAGAAGCAAATACCTGCAGGATGTCCTGGTTCCCTCATACTTAACTAGCATTAATGATTGTTAAATATGACTGTAAGCTTGTGTGTCACATTGGCAGTGAAGGAATGAGGGCAGTCCTCTTGCACTTATTGTAACAGATGCAGAATTGCCCTTCAAGCTGCACTGGGGCCTGTCTGATCACACGCTAGTGAGAAAAGTGCACTTGGCTGTTCATCGCTGCTTCCATGTGTTAACTCTGGTTTCAGCTAGCAGAGAGAGGCTGAGCTTGTTTGAAATTTGCTGAACGAATAGAGGCCACTACAGGAAATTGGGATGACTCTTAGAAAGATGCTTTGGGTAAAATACCAAGAAATCACAAAAGTGAGAGTATGACACCGAGGGCAGTTGAATCACCGTCTTTACATTAGACTACTTTTTTGTGTTATATACAGTAAGTCTAGTGCAGCTGGACTGTGCCAACGCTGTGAGGGATAAGGGTTTGATCCATGAACAGTGAGAAAGGGCGGCAGAGAACTGAGGTGGAGAGAAGAAGCCGGTGCTAATCAGCTGTGGTTTAGTGTTTCCTGCTGGGAtctccacagagagagaggctgcagCTGTGGCTTGGGGAGATCagtcaaactgaaaaaaactttcCTCCCACTACCTCTCTTTATTGTCAATCCTATCCTTGCTTATTTTATACACCActctcctttctccttctcctgttccCATTTATTCCACTTTCTAGTTCCGCATTTTGCATCTCTTCCACATGTTCAGAGCTGCATCAAAATTTCAATCCTCATTAAGCTACTATTTGGCCCGTTCTCTCAGCGATTAAGGTCTTAATTAAACTCAGTGCCAAAGACGTGTGTGTGAGCACAGCAGGTGTAGAGCCTGAACTCATAAGTCGTGACAAGCGAACGGCCAAAGCTCCATTTGTCTTTGACTTCCTGACACCAGTTGACCCTCGTGTTGCCTCCATACAGTCACATGTTGTCATTAGCGTTAGTATGCAGGACATGTGCTGCAAGGCCCTGTTTTGAAACATGTATTTTATGAGAACTGCCAGAATATCAGCGTCTGCTGCTGGCACATGCACATAAAAATAGACATGCACACATTTCACACTTTGTCTTTGCTTTCTGCCTCACACACAAATTTCAACATGAAACATGACTACACTTCTGAAAGCAAACATCAGTTAGCTGACATCTCACATGGCTGGAATATATTTGCTTGAGATGCAAACACCCCTGTGTGCTCAGAGGGCCCTCTCGCTTACATTCCTCCGCAGCCAGAAAGTCCAGCACGGTAGATCTCATGGCCACAGTCGGGCTGTGAAGTATTTCGATTCTCAGAAGCACTGAATGAGGACTGGTGTTCTCCGGTATGTTTTTCTCATCTCGCTCAGACAGTCAGGCTCTCTTTCTGAATATCCTGTTTACCTGCTAAACCTGTTGTTCTGTCAGCCCTATGAGTGACCTCTTGCTTCcccctgcaacacacacacacacacacacacacacacacacacacacacacacacacacacagacagcatcttcagacagcagccaaccttcatatacacacacacacacacacacacacacacacacacacacacacacacacacacacacacacacacacagccagccgCTAACTTGTCACCACAGCCTGATCTCCAGACAGCTCTACTTAAATCTAGTATAATCAAtagttttttatattaacaatcaaTCAAATGACCACTTGTATGTGAAAGGGGTTACTTGTAGTTATAAACCCAAATCATTATCGCttaactctgcagttcccctcagctctacgaGGCTTTATTTTCATCTTGCTTTGGCTTCCTGGCCCCCAAgtttactgttttgattcactccCACATTCCTAAAAACCCAACTGTatactacctgcccagcaccaaacggcaAAGTAAGTGGCTAGCTGGTGATCATAGTAGAGCATTTAGCAGccaaagagccagatatttccctcagcaGTTGGTGAAGACCAAAAGGAGATTAAATAATGGACTTATATTAATCAGGTGGCCCCAAGCACTACTCCAAAGAAATGTCCATATCTGcttgatgtgtaaataagcaactgtttgctaacatgttatCAACTCTATAATGTGATAATATGTCAGGGTTGTATTTGCTGCTTGTTGTGCTGCCACCAAGAGGCCAGAAATTAGTTAATGTAGGTTTAAAGAGCCTAAATGGACACTGAAATACTGAAAGAGTGCCAACGTCAGCATTAGACTCATAAACGTCTGAATTTGTCATCCTGGTGACCTAGTGGTCAAGATGCATACTATATAGCTGCAGCTATACGCCTCTTTCCACATGTTTTCTGTCTGAATCTTCACTGTCAGTCTATCAGTCTATCCAAGAAAGTAATCTTAAaagaatgaatgtctgaattggttggttcattgttttcattaaatgttaaaagtaaaaaaatgtttttaagtgCATCATTGTCAGCATGTTCCCAATTTCCCAACTCTGAATTGATGTCATTTGGTCCAGTCTCAGACCAGAGGCTCAGATGAGTGAGGAAAGTGCACATTGTGGGACGAAAAAAAGGGGCACTGACACTACACGGTGAAGTCTGACCCAGCAGGGAGATTAGGTGACGCTAGCAGAAGTTTGAAAACCGTGGTCAGTGTTGAGAGAGAATAGTTAGCTTGTCATGCAGCACACCTAAAATCCCACACATGTGATTTGATAATCGTGATTGACTCATTTAAAACCCTAATCAAAGGACAACGAGTGTGCTGGCAGCACAATAGGTCATTGTTATGTTCGCTAAGCTTCTTACTACTGTAAATAGGTCAACATAATATATGATGTGTTAGTGCCTGGTGCCAACCACCTTGTTCTCTTTGCCATGTGTCAAGCATGCCCCCACGCTGGGTCCTGAAGTTCATCGAGAGCTGCCTATAGATCGGCTTCCACAGTTTTTAATCCTAAATCAAAGAATTTGTTGAAAAAGCAGGAATAAAGATGATGGACGACTGTTGACGTATAGCTTAGTCTGTGTTTGAATTATGGGGTTAGGACACAAACTGGGTCAATACTTTGTTTCTAGTTGCCTCATGACATGgacattaatatttttttaatgagtCTGCTCTGTGGGGAGAGGGAAGTGTGAGTGGGTGCAAACTCCAGAGGCAGGACCAGTTCACAGTCTGGTTCATCGTGCTGACACACAGCTGCTGTCTGCCCTCTGCTGGTCAAAATAATATTCTGCATCTTGATTAAACCACAGTTTTGACTCAGTACAGCCCATATAGGTTACATACAGGTGTAATGTGCTGAGGTCTAGGTGAACATGTTATATTAGTGTAATAACTGACATCTATTGTATCTACTCCTCTGTCCCTGCAGCTCCCCAACATGTTTGGTGCTCTGAGCTCCACCGTCATGTCTCTGATGATTGGCTCCTACGCTTCCTCTGCTGTCACCTTCCCTGGAGTCAAGGTAAATTACAAAGGTTAACAGAAATGGACCCTAAAATTGACGCATTCATCATGGTGCTTTTTTAGACAAGAAATCCCAAACAGCAGGATCAAGTGATAGATTTTCAGTGAAGCCACAGGGTGTGAGAAAACAGTGTGTTTCAAATCACTTTGAATTTAAACTTTACAGCTGctcaaattaatatttttatattaacaatggatcaaaggACAGGGATAAACCCACCAAGAATTATCACCTGACTTCCTTAGCTctacatattattttagtgtctTTCAGCTAATTAAGCCTGTGTATGCTACATTCACACGTAACTTTACTCGGTGAGACTATGCCAGTGGTGTGTTTACAGCATGTTCTGTttcccccaagtggccaaaaacatCAATGGATGCTACTGTAAAGCAAGATGCTTAAAAACAACCCTTTTCCTCCCCCTTTCTCTTCTTCCCAGCTGATCTACGATGCAGGTGTGTCCTTCCAGGTGATCATGTGGATGTGGGCAGGTCTTGCTGCCTCTGTCTTTTTAAACTGTCTTCTCAACTGGCCCGCAGAAGGCTTCCCAACACCTGACGAGGTAGACTACAGGTCAGTGTGTCCGCCGGTCGGTTACTTCATCTCTCTCCCAGACATCAAAGCACAACAATATTTATCAGAACAACGCTCTTTCACTCCAacctcaatgtgtgtgtgtgtgtgtgtgtgtgtgtttatctataACAGTAAGATCCTCACACTGCAAGCGCTGCCTTCATCTGACCAGAAGGCAGTTGGAGAAAGACTTAGCCAGAAAAATGGAGACATCCAACACTCCACAGGGAAACTTTCTAGTGAATCTGACGCTGCACCCAGTAggtcaacaaacacacacacacagccattataCTTTCACCAATTTACTTTATACCAGTGCCTCCCAGTATTACCCACTTAAGCAAAAAGTGATTAATTCTCATTTACAAGAAACCATTAAGTTTAGCAGAAATTAGCTTTTTCTGCTTGTCTATCCTGTTAATCATCTTGTGAGACCTCAGAAATATTTTACAAGATGATTAACAGGATGGGTTTAAGGGGTTCCCCTTGGTAGGTTGCGTCCCCCAGGTTGGAAACtactttttattctttatgACATAACTGCTTTGCTGAAAGACTGACAGACTGGATGTCTTACTATGTTTACACTCAAACTCTAATAAGAAAGAAATCACCTGCCTTGAGCTCCTCTCATaggaatataaaaataaatacattcactGACGTTGGATAAAACAAactgtctcctcctctctcagaTGCTGCTCCCTTTCGTCGGTCTGTGTTCTCTCCCATCTTCCTGTGGAGTCTGGTTACAATGGGGATGACCCAGTTGAGGATAATCTTTTTCATGGGGGCGATGAACAAGATGCTGGAGTTTATGGTCACCCACGGTGAAGAGTATCGTGAGTGTCAAACCCTCAACCCCATTCCCACCaaaacaattactgttttctatTTAATGTATTGTACGTTATCATTTTACCATTTAAAAGTGACTGACAGAGTGGATCTTTGATTTTATATTTCAGCATCTGAGCAGCTGGTGCTTGAGACAGAGGAGAAAGGTGAGTATTGTAATACAGCTTTGAATTTGTAAACTTTATGTAACTTGTCTGGCTTGTCTTTTTAGTTTCTTAATTTGATTTAATGTGTTCTCTTTCAGTGAGTTTTTACTCGTCCATCTTCGGCACGCTGCAGTTGCTGTGCCTCGCTACGTGTCCTCTGATTGGTTACATAATGGACTGGAAGATGAAGGAGTGTGAAGAGGAGAAGACCGTCCCCCCAGACACAGAGCAGAGGTACATACAGTGAGTCTTGGTGGTTTAAAAGCGGTATAATTAACAATATTGATAAAATTGTGGTGGCAAGAAAATCATGATTATGGTCCATTTTGTTTGATGTAAGGAGATATGATAGACATAAACATGAATGTTGGATGGTGTCGTTATAATGGTCGTGGTCCAGCATACCTTAATGTTAAAAcacctctgtctctgtgccCTATCAGACAGACCAGTGTTCCCATGAGAGACCGTAAGATCCAGAAAGTGACCAACGCCATGAGGGCCTTCATTCTCACCAACCTGATGCTGCTCGCTTTCGGATGCTGCTGCCTCATAGACAACCTGCCTCTACAGGtagcgcacacgcacacatgagAACGCACACGTTATGGCAGCCAGAGAACAAGATAAGTAAAGAATAAATAGTCCCAACGCTCAGATCCATTGATTGTgttgcttcttttttctctttctcttcctcagaTCTTAACCTTCATCCTCCACACTATGGTCCGAGGCTTCATCCACTCCTGCTGCGGAGGCCTTTATGCTGCTGTGTGAGTGCTAATTCATCAACTGCATCTTCTGCAGCTCTGTTTAACACATTCACATCTGAGAGGAGATGGGAAAACATAACCTTAGGGTGTAATGTTTCACAAAATGCACACTCAAATTACAAAGCAGTGGTTAAAGTGACGTCATTGAATATATTTTAAACAAAGAAGAAATACGGAGAAACGTGCCTTTAGTTTCCAGTTCATTAATAAGATAATAAACATTCAACTTATACTGTCAACTATTCAACTATAACAGTATAATATGTAAGGCATGGCCCAGTTTCCCAGCACCACATAAACACCAAACATAAAGCAGCACTTTACAGTGTGATAAAAGCAACCAGATGTGTTGACAAAAGTAGGGAATGCTTTATTATGTGTTAAACAACCACACCACTGCATTCAACACATTAATTTAACTAAATTCATGAACTGCTCGATAGTTTAGTCTTGAACAATGCAGTAGGATATTATAAGATAGGATACAGGTCAGTGTTGAACCCCTGTTGTTTACCTACAGAACATGCTGTTATGTAGGATTTGTATATATGTAGTAGTATATAGCTCATTTGTTTTATAACACGTTCCTTTCTAATCTGGAGCTCTGTGTCATTTCATTTGGTGTTTCAAACTGTCGGTAAACACCCGTATCTCTCCCACAGCTACCCGTCCAACCACTTTGGCACTCTGACAGGCCTCCAGTCCATGATCAGCGCTGTGATCGCTCTGCTGCAGCAGCCGCTCTTCATCGCCATGGTTGGAACCCTGAACGGAGACCCCTACTGGGTGAGGACGCACACTTATCTCTAACTCCatacacttgtgtgtgtgtgtgtgtgtgtgtgtgtgtgtgtgtgtgtgtgtttttgtgtgtgtgtgtgtttgtgtgtgtgtgtgtgggggcaaCCACTAGGAACTGTA
Protein-coding sequences here:
- the slc43a1a gene encoding solute carrier family 43 member 1a isoform X2: MGPSLLQAYRRRWWMAVTAVIENLLCSAVLLGWGSLLIMLKREGFYAYLCSVNQSVLVSLGNSSSSEVEEWLSCVDQEEMLNLGFTIGSFLLSATTLPLGILMDRFGPRLIRLVGSSCFGLSCVMMAASAYNPHVLSALIFLALSMNGFGGICLTFTSLTLPNMFGALSSTVMSLMIGSYASSAVTFPGVKLIYDAGVSFQVIMWMWAGLAASVFLNCLLNWPAEGFPTPDEVDYSKILTLQALPSSDQKAVGERLSQKNGDIQHSTGKLSSESDAAPNAAPFRRSVFSPIFLWSLVTMGMTQLRIIFFMGAMNKMLEFMVTHGEEYPSEQLVLETEEKVSFYSSIFGTLQLLCLATCPLIGYIMDWKMKECEEEKTVPPDTEQRQTSVPMRDRKIQKVTNAMRAFILTNLMLLAFGCCCLIDNLPLQILTFILHTMVRGFIHSCCGGLYAAVYPSNHFGTLTGLQSMISAVIALLQQPLFIAMVGTLNGDPYWINLGLLIFSLAGFLLPGYLFYHRRQLLREKEARDKRVAEQEMLALNNTEANGYKPHSNGLAAVEA
- the slc43a1a gene encoding solute carrier family 43 member 1a isoform X1 — its product is MGPSLLQAYRRRWWMAVTAVIENLLCSAVLLGWGSLLIMLKREGFYAYLCSVNQSVLVSLGNSSSSEVEEWLSCVDQEEMLNLGFTIGSFLLSATTLPLGILMDRFGPRLIRLVGSSCFGLSCVMMAASAYNPHVLSALIFLALSMNGFGGICLTFTSLTLPNMFGALSSTVMSLMIGSYASSAVTFPGVKLIYDAGVSFQVIMWMWAGLAASVFLNCLLNWPAEGFPTPDEVDYSKILTLQALPSSDQKAVGERLSQKNGDIQHSTGKLSSESDAAPNAAPFRRSVFSPIFLWSLVTMGMTQLRIIFFMGAMNKMLEFMVTHGEEYPSEQLVLETEEKVSFYSSIFGTLQLLCLATCPLIGYIMDWKMKECEEEKTVPPDTEQRYIQQTSVPMRDRKIQKVTNAMRAFILTNLMLLAFGCCCLIDNLPLQILTFILHTMVRGFIHSCCGGLYAAVYPSNHFGTLTGLQSMISAVIALLQQPLFIAMVGTLNGDPYWINLGLLIFSLAGFLLPGYLFYHRRQLLREKEARDKRVAEQEMLALNNTEANGYKPHSNGLAAVEA